The following are encoded together in the Zygosaccharomyces rouxii strain CBS732 chromosome C complete sequence genome:
- the REF2 gene encoding RNA-processing protein REF2 (similar to gnl|GLV|KLLA0D18689g Kluyveromyces lactis KLLA0D18689g and weakly similar to YDR195W uniprot|P42073 Saccharomyces cerevisiae YDR195W REF2 RNA- binding protein involved in the cleavage step of mRNA 3'- end formation prior to polyadenylation also involved in snoRNA maturation), which translates to MSNPIPQLVNISHALQSDTVEKIRRDIKEFHEASQLKPEQVEAINHYISSLKSTFGRFTEDNEHVERQDAGVTSADTQLYSGLKSMYMDYLNQLGSIKREKVLGDEEVSKDKPVDYISEELPYLQPTERKEYIEGLMLNDSTSKNMGKSQGFLDGMINLCVLDSTVTENLRCYVTLLRKVGYTKEELKNLLPKGLALMPSLTPNNAEEKAKEASASKKVPSSMESAPSFSGVTTHPDSTGSSTGTNTTGGGDDEPKKKISFSRYLKKGDGNENGKRKASLMEEDLRPVKKARANGGSELRSILRTTGSSSSSSKKSGNNIKFVDDSYLVTVFGDGLPNDGLQLSPERLKKVLKPFKEGEPREIVHVVEFKDKAAELDIEFDLSPEESDITETKGGPIPCETTAPLKHRLNFANFSPDLGNKPIREAVVVEDSTVKGKGPLIAKAFGKNSLLLRKDRGGLPYKRIPDVTPNDYPPRP; encoded by the coding sequence ATGTCTAATCCGATACCTCAGTTGGTAAACATATCGCATGCATTACAATCAGATACTGTGGAGAAGATACGTCGTGACATTAAGGAATTCCATGAAGCATCACAATTGAAGCCCGAGCAAGTGGAGGCTATTAACCACtatatttcttctttgaaatcaaCGTTTGGACGGTTCACCGAGGATAACGAACATGTGGAAAGACAAGATGCAGGCGTTACTTCTGCCGACACTCAGCTATATTCAGGATTGAAATCGATGTACATGGATTATTTAAATCAATTAGGGTCCATCAAGAGGGAAAAAGTACTgggtgatgaagaagtgaGTAAAGATAAACCAGTAGATTATATATCTGAAGAACTACCGTATCTACAACCCacagaaagaaaagaatacaTTGAAGGATTAATGCTGAATGATTCCACCAGCAAAAATATGGGTAAATCTCAGGGATTTTTAGACGGGATGATCAATTTATGTGTGTTAGATTCCACCGTGACAGAAAATCTACGATGTTACGTTACTTTGCTGCGAAAAGTTGGATACacaaaggaagaattgaaaaatctattgCCCAAGGGTTTAGCTCTAATGCCATCATTAACACCTAATAATGCTGAAGAAAAGGCAAAGGAGGCCAGTGCTTCGAAGAAAGTTCCAAGCAGTATGGAGAGTGCACCATCATTCAGTGGAGTTACCACTCATCCTGATTCTACAGGATCTTCAACTGGTACCAACACTACTGGgggtggtgatgatgaacctaagaaaaagatttcattttctagatatttgaagaaaggtGACGGTAATGAAAACGGCAAAAGGAAGGCTTCCCTAATGGAGGAAGACCTGCGTCCTGTAAAAAAAGCAAGAGCAAACGGTGGTAGTGAATTACGATCTATCTTGAGGACAACTGgtagcagtagtagtagcagTAAAAAATCAGGTAATAATATTAAGTTTGTCGACGATTCTTACCTAGTTACGGTTTTCGGTGATGGTTTACCTAATGATGGTTTGCAGTTATCGCCAgaaagattaaagaaagTGCTGAAACCTTTCAAAGAAGGTGAGCCAAGGGAAATTGTACATGTGGTAGAATTTAAAGATAAGGCAGCTGAACTAGACATCGAATTTGATTTATCGCCTGAAGAATCAGATATTACAGAGACTAAGGGCGGTCCAATACCTTGTGAAACGACAGCTCCATTAAAACATAGGCtaaattttgcaaattttAGTCCAGATTTGGGTAATAAACCAATTAGAGAAGCTGTAGTGGTAGAAGATTCGACTGTTAAGGGGAAGGGCCCACTGATAGCGAAAGCGTTTGGTAAGAATAGCTTACTATTGAGAAAGGATAGAGGCGGATTGCCCTACAAACGAATTCCAGATGTGACACCTAATGATTATCCACCTAGACCATGA
- the CAB5 gene encoding putative dephospho-CoA kinase (similar to uniprot|Q03941 Saccharomyces cerevisiae YDR196C predicted to catalyze the final step in synthesis of Coenzyme A), with protein sequence MLVVGLTGGIASGKSTVSRRLQEHHHIPVIDADKIAREVVEPGQSAYKKIVAHFQPKIPDLLLNDKHLNRPALGKWVFSHKEDLQVLNQITHPAVRYSIFKSILWYYVCGYSICVLDVPLLFEAGLDLFCGVSVTIVSEKPLQLERILVRNPQMSKEEAINRINSQMQNEQRIERADYVLTNNEGLPILYKEIDAFLRRIQPTFARTALEYFPPFGAISAATVVLSRHQALAQKQKKQ encoded by the coding sequence ATGCTGGTCGTTGGTTTGACAGGTGGAATTGCTAGCGGTAAAAGTACAGTTTCCCGCAGACTACAAGAGCATCATCATATACCGGTAATCGATGCTGACAAGATTGCAAGGGAAGTGGTAGAACCTGGTCAATCAGCCTATAAAAAGATCGTCGCCCATTTCCAGCCCAAGATTCCCGATCTTCTACTCAACGATAAACATCTGAACCGTCCTGCTCTCGGTAAATGGGTCTTCTCCCATAAAGAGGATCTGCAAGTGTTGAACCAAATCACACATCCCGCAGTCAGGTAttctattttcaaaagtattcTTTGGTACTACGTCTGTGGATACAGCATATGTGTTTTAGATGTTCCACTACTCTTTGAGGCTGGATTAGATCTTTTCTGTGGTGTTTCAGTGACAATTGTTTCAGAGAAACCTTTACAATTGGAAAGGATACTAGTTAGAAATCCACAGATGAGTAAAGAGGAAGCTATCAATAGAATCAATTCGCAGATGCAAAATGAACAACGTATTGAAAGGGCAGATTATGTCCTTACCAACAACGAAGGTTTACCAATTCTCTATAAAGAGATTGATGCGTTCTTACGTCGTATTCAACCCACTTTTGCAAGGACAGCATTGGAATATTTCCCACCATTTGGTGCGATTAGTGCTGCAACTGTCGTGCTATCAAGACACCAAGCACTTGCTCAAAAGCAAAAGAAgcaatga
- the CBS2 gene encoding Cbs2p (similar to uniprot|P14905 Saccharomyces cerevisiae YDR197W CBS2 Translational activator of COB mRNA soluble protein cytochrome b translational activator), producing the protein MTAVPRVYSLVNNPVASLLAYEIAQLPNQPKVSQVVLLLNDRKKLNRFLDNDSKLLLQNSEGINFHHTQFMASHRPPVYSSGEVAAMDNFIVSAKHSHAMIRSIKKFKESLNRNSNVLLLNPPFGTVDELYRNIWSREERPNIIVGVTSAQNSYYATEPSEFHIRLRRKNIHLKMSPLPRTLSNYGHEQAVQDLQKFKETNDLMKVIQSASQNHKSPIELDLTLYPHDELLLMRLENLIISSCIKPLAFLFDCYSKSELLGSKRTLDIIQELIKEQISILLSSHPFLLSIPHCNIALDADRLYDQVIRVMKRSRMNYLNKLECTNVRELTGYFVQLAYYRKLDCKWNQTITTLVEGKTEFQRHRELDYLHLS; encoded by the coding sequence ATGACTGCTGTACCGAGAGTTTATTCCTTAGTCAATAATCCAGTTGCTTCCCTGCTTGCATATGAGATAGCACAATTGCCAAACCAACCAAAAGTATCTCAAGTAGTGCTATTATTAAATGATCGAAAGAAACTAAATAGGTTTTTGGACAATGATTCCAAATTACTTCTACAGAATTCTGAAGGTATCAATTTCCATCACACTCAATTCATGGCTTCTCACAGACCTCCTGTATATTCCTCCGGTGAAGTGGCGGCAATGGACAATTTTATAGTTTCTGCGAAACATTCACACGCTATGATCCGATctatcaagaaattcaaagagTCTTTAAACCGTAATTCCAATGTCTTACTTTTAAATCCACCGTTTGGTACAGTTGACGAGCTTTATAGAAACATTTGGTCTCGAGAGGAACGGCCTAATATTATTGTGGGTGTCACTTCAGCACAGAATTCATACTATGCAACAGAACCGTCTGAATTTCATATTAGACTTAGGCGAAAGAATattcatttgaagatgagcCCTTTACCCAGAACTCTTTCGAACTATGGCCACGAACAAGCGGTACAAGACCTACAGAAGTTTAAAGAGACGAATGATTTGATGAAAGTAATTCAGAGTGCGTCCCAAAACCACAAAAGCCCGATTGAACTCGATCTTACGCTGTATCCACACGATGAATTACTCCTCATgagattggaaaatttaatCATTTCAAGTTGTATTAAGCCGTTGGCGTTTTTATTCGATTGTTATTCTAAGAGCGAACTATTAGGTTCAAAAAGGACATTAGACATCATTCAAGAATTAATTAAAGAACAAATATCTATTCTTCTATCGAGCCATCCATTCCTGCTGAGTATCCCCCATTGTAATATTGCATTAGATGCTGATAGACTCTATGACCAAGTGATAAGAGTTATGAAAAGATCTAGGATGAATTACTTAAATAAATTGGAATGTACCAATGTCAGGGAGTTGACGGgatattttgttcaattggCATATTATAGAAAATTGGATTGTAAATGG